DNA sequence from the Neisseria mucosa genome:
AAACAGCTAAATCATTAAATAAAGGCTATCTGAAAGAAAACAAGTACCTGACCGAAATTATTTTTTAGGTAAAGGTTGAACGGGGGAATCCGAAGCCACAATCTCGCCGATGGATTTTTCCGCAATATCTTTCAAAGCATAGCGGTCTTTATCCGGCATATCTGTCGGTTTGTACTGAGGCGAGAAATCCAAACGGATACGGATTTTCTTCATAGAAACAATACGCCACAAAGACTGAAACAGGTTTACCTCTGCATAAGACGGCAAGTCCGTCCGTTGTCCGTCATCATCATAATAGCGCAAAGTTACTGCCTGAATCGGCGCTTTCGCATCAATTGCCGATTGAAACAGGGCTGCTTTAAACGGCAAAATACCCAAGCCGGAAGAAGTGCGCGCCTCAGGGAAAAAGCTGACATTCTGTCCTGCTTTCAATGCCGCGCAAATCGCCTGATTAATCGGCTCAATATCTCGGCGGGAATTGCGGTTGATAAACACCGTGCCGGCATTTTTACCCATTTTTCCCAAAACCGGCCAACCGCTGATTTCCTGTTTGGCAATAAAACTGCTCGGATAAACGGCGCTCATGGCAAAAATATCCAACCAAGATACATGATTGGCCACCACCAAAGTACCGCTCACATTTCCTTGAGGCGGTACGCCGATTTCCAATTCGATATCCAAAGCATCCAATGCGCCTTTTCCCAAAACAACCACAGCGTGATTGCGTTCCTCTGCATTGTTGCCATCAATGGCACGCAAATCCCGGCCGGTTCTGAATAACCAAGCCGCCAAACGGCAAAGCCTGCCCAGTCGTTTAAAAAAAGGAGCTTTTTGTTTAGACATAAAATTTCTTCTGTATGGTATTTATTATTTTCAGACGGCCTCTAGCATTAAGGCCGTCTGAAACTATTTCTGGCAATTTGGACAATAAAATGTTCCACGCTGCCCCAAAGTTTCTTTAAAAATCAACCCGCCACATTGGACACAAGGCTCATTGTGGCGACCATAGACCGTATATTCCTGCTGGAAATAGCCGCTTTTGCCATCGCTATTGACAAAGTCCCGCAGCGTACTGCCGCCCGTTTCAATCGCCCTCAGCAGAATCGCTTTAATGGTTTCCACCAATAATGCACATTCTTTCTTGGTCAGCTTATTCGCCGGACGCAATGGCGAAATACCTGCCTTAAACAGACTTTCATTCGCATAAATATTGCCAACGCCAACCACCACCGCATTATCCATCAGCGCCAATTTGACTGCACGCTTCTGCGTTTTCAATTTCTGATACAGGTAATTTGCATCAAACGCCTCCGAGAGCGGCTCCGGCCCCAGTTTTTCCAACAGCGGATGATGTTCGGCAATACCCTCATACCACAATACCGCACCAAATTTACGCGGGTCGTGATAACGCAATACGGTACCATCATCAAATACGAAATCCAAATGATCGTGTTTATCCGGCGTAGCAATACGTTCATCATCGGCAGTAAAAATCCGCAAACTGCCGGACATGCCCAAATGAATAAGTAAAATACCCGTTTCAAAAGTAATAATCAAATACTTCGCACGCCGGTTGCATGCCAAAACTTTGCGGCCGGCCAAAATTTGCGCCAAATCTGGATGAACAGGCCATCTCAATTTAAACTGGCGGATAGTGACTTTTGCTATCTTTTTGCCATCAATATGCGGCTCTATCCCGCGTAAAGTCGTTTCCACTTCAGGTAATTCAGGCATCGTTATTCTCCAAATTCATCATTAATATACAGGCCGTCTGAAAACTATTCGGCCAAACGTGCCGTACTTAAAGCAACCGTATTGCCATCGAATGCAGGTTCCAATTCAGGCAAAGGATGGACACCAATCAAATGTTTCGTTAACACCATCCCATAAACCGCCGCACACTGCGGCCACCACCTATCTCCCGCCTTTTCCATAAACCGCCAAAACTTCAAAGCAGAAAGCGAATTCACAGCAGGCAGATAATCCATAAACTGCCCATATTCCATTTCAAAACCAACATCCGCAATTTTTCGTTTCAACTTAGCCAGAGCCAAGCAGTGAGATTTCAAAGGCAGCTTTTCCCCATCAAACCAAGAGCTCAATCCCCACAAAGATTTAGGGTTGAACCCCGTCAAAATCAACCTGCCCTCAGGTTTTAATATCCTAAATGCCTCTTGCAACACCAAATCCGCAGATGAAACTTCCAAAAGATGAGGCATCAATAACACATCCACAGAATGCGTTTCAAATGCCAACATTTCAGCATCCATCCGCACATCGCGGGGCACTACAATCATGTTTTCAGACGGCCTAGTCCATACACCGCCCAATTGAACCGCCACCTGCCTATTCAAATACTGCAAATGCCGTCTGAAAAAATCCGCCTCTTTTTGAGCAAGATATTGCCCCATTGGCGTTTGCATAAAAAAAACTTCCATTCAAGGCTCCCCTATGCATCCCGACTTGTGTGACAGAATTTTAACACCACGGCCACATCACACAAGCAAATTCCCTGCCCGACTTGACGTTTAAATGCTGAAACGATACTATCAAAAAGACGAAATTTTATTATATATTTGATAACTTTATTTACTATGGCAAAACTAAAAACCATCGCTCTGACCGTTTCAAGCCTGTCGGCGGTTTCCGCCACAGCCTACGCACAAAACGCTACACCCAACCAAGTCGGCATGGCCATGATGCGCCTCAACTCCGCCCTGCTCGACCAAGCCAAAGCACAAACCTTTGGCTCCGGCAGCTTATGGGCATCGTTGCGTAAAGACTTCCGTATCAACGAAGTCAACACAGAACTGGTTCGCCGCCATGAAAACAAATTTGCTGCAAACAGCGCATATTTCGACCGCACCATCTCCCGCAGCAAACCTTATATGTACCATATTGCCAATGAAGTTAAAAAACGCAATATGCCCGCCGAAATCGCTTTGCTGCCTTTCATTGAAAGCGCATTCGTAACCAAAGCCAAATCACACGTCGGCGCATCCGGCCTGTGGCAATTTATGCCGGCTACCGGCCGCCACTTCGGCTTGGAAAAAACACCTTTGTATGACGGCCGCCACGATATTTACGCCGCTACCGATGCCGCATTGAACTACCTGCAATACCTGCACGGTATGTTCGGTGACTGGTCTTTGGCGCTTGCCGCTTACAACTGGGGCGAAGGTAATGTCGGTCGCGCTGTCAACCGCGCCCGCGCGCAAGGTTTGGAGCCGACATACGAAAACCTGCGTATGCCGAACGAAACACGCAATTACGTTCCCAAACTTTTGGCCGTCCGCAATATCGTTGCCAATCCGCAGACCTTCGGCATGAATATCAGCGAAATCAGCAACCAGCCGTATTTCAAATCTATCAGCATCGACAAACCTATTGATAACAGCACAATCGCCCGCTTTGCAAACATCAGCGAAAGCGAATTGTTGGCACTCAACCCGGGTTTCAATGCGCCTGTATTCATCCCTAAAAACAACCGTCGTCTGTTGTTGCCGGTTGCTGCGGTTTCCACATTTGAAAAGAACTACCGCAATGCTAACCCGGATACTCTGATGTCTTGGGATATTTATACTTCTTTGGGCAACAAAAAACTGAATGCCATTGCCAACGATACCGGTATGAGCGTAGCCGAACTCAAACGCCTCAATGGCCTGAGCGGTAGCGCCGTTTCTGAAGGCCGTAGCATTTTGGTGGCTAAAAATTCAGCAAGCCAAAGCCAGGACATCATTAACTTCATCGATAAAGACAATACGCCGGATACTTACCAATCCAATATGCCGGCCATGTCTCCGATTATTGCTTCTAACGCAGTAGAACCGGTTAAAGTTGCCCAAACCAAGGTTACCGATATTGTTGCACCTGTTGTTCCACAATCCAGCAAACCGGTTGACTTTATTGCACGCAGCAAAGCTGAAAACGTTACTTCCGTAGTGGTAACAGAAACCAAAGCCCAACCTCAAGTTGCAAATGCGGAAGTGGCTGCCCCAGTTACAGCCATGACCCATGCGACTACCGAGACCGTTGCTAAAAATGTTGCAGAAGCGCCCAAATCAGCCATCCCTGCAGACTTGACCGTACCAACTGTTGCCGCAAACGATGCAGCCACTACTCCAGCAGTTGAATCTGTTGCCGCTGAGCCGGCGCAAGAAGAGCATGACGACCTGATGGCTTTGGTACAAAGCCGACCTGTAGAGGAATCTGCAGCGACTGTTGCTGAAGCGACTCCTGAAAATAAACAAGTTCAAACTGTTGTTACTGCCGAAAGCGCACGCACGGCACGCATCGCAGCCAATATGGCTAAACAACAACGCCGTATCAATGCACGTCTTGCCCGTGTAAACGGTCAACAAAACACACAAACAGCAGCACTTGCAGCGGGTACCCACCGTGTGGCAGATGGTGATACGTTGTTTAACATCTCCAAACGCTATAACCTGAGCGTAGCCGATTTGATTATTGCCAACAATATCAAAGGCAACAATATCAAAAAAGGCCAAATCCTCCGTGTTACAGCTGCTCCGGCAAAAGTCCGCAGCAACCCGGTCCAAAACGTTTCCTACACTGTACGCAAAGGCGATACCCTGAACACCATCGCCAGCCGTTTCAATGTTGATATTAACGATATCCGCCGTTGGAACCGCAATACCCGTACCGTATCTCCCGGTCAACGTTTGAAACTGATTGGTAGCTAATATTAGCTTTAAAACAAAGGCCGTCTGAAAGATTCAGACGGCCTTTTTCTTGATGATAGATAATCAAGTTAATGTTTGATGACAAACAGAATAGCCTTCTCTTTAAAATAAAAATATTTTTTGAAAATTACTGTATAAAAAAAGAGTGTTTAAAAACACGCTCTTTCTCAAACAGATTGCTGTCAGACTCTACTCTTAAATCCATATTCAAACATATGAATTCCGTAAAATATATTCC
Encoded proteins:
- a CDS encoding 1-acylglycerol-3-phosphate O-acyltransferase, giving the protein MSKQKAPFFKRLGRLCRLAAWLFRTGRDLRAIDGNNAEERNHAVVVLGKGALDALDIELEIGVPPQGNVSGTLVVANHVSWLDIFAMSAVYPSSFIAKQEISGWPVLGKMGKNAGTVFINRNSRRDIEPINQAICAALKAGQNVSFFPEARTSSGLGILPFKAALFQSAIDAKAPIQAVTLRYYDDDGQRTDLPSYAEVNLFQSLWRIVSMKKIRIRLDFSPQYKPTDMPDKDRYALKDIAEKSIGEIVASDSPVQPLPKK
- the mutM gene encoding DNA-formamidopyrimidine glycosylase, yielding MPELPEVETTLRGIEPHIDGKKIAKVTIRQFKLRWPVHPDLAQILAGRKVLACNRRAKYLIITFETGILLIHLGMSGSLRIFTADDERIATPDKHDHLDFVFDDGTVLRYHDPRKFGAVLWYEGIAEHHPLLEKLGPEPLSEAFDANYLYQKLKTQKRAVKLALMDNAVVVGVGNIYANESLFKAGISPLRPANKLTKKECALLVETIKAILLRAIETGGSTLRDFVNSDGKSGYFQQEYTVYGRHNEPCVQCGGLIFKETLGQRGTFYCPNCQK
- a CDS encoding class I SAM-dependent methyltransferase, encoding MEVFFMQTPMGQYLAQKEADFFRRHLQYLNRQVAVQLGGVWTRPSENMIVVPRDVRMDAEMLAFETHSVDVLLMPHLLEVSSADLVLQEAFRILKPEGRLILTGFNPKSLWGLSSWFDGEKLPLKSHCLALAKLKRKIADVGFEMEYGQFMDYLPAVNSLSALKFWRFMEKAGDRWWPQCAAVYGMVLTKHLIGVHPLPELEPAFDGNTVALSTARLAE
- a CDS encoding LysM peptidoglycan-binding domain-containing protein translates to MAKLKTIALTVSSLSAVSATAYAQNATPNQVGMAMMRLNSALLDQAKAQTFGSGSLWASLRKDFRINEVNTELVRRHENKFAANSAYFDRTISRSKPYMYHIANEVKKRNMPAEIALLPFIESAFVTKAKSHVGASGLWQFMPATGRHFGLEKTPLYDGRHDIYAATDAALNYLQYLHGMFGDWSLALAAYNWGEGNVGRAVNRARAQGLEPTYENLRMPNETRNYVPKLLAVRNIVANPQTFGMNISEISNQPYFKSISIDKPIDNSTIARFANISESELLALNPGFNAPVFIPKNNRRLLLPVAAVSTFEKNYRNANPDTLMSWDIYTSLGNKKLNAIANDTGMSVAELKRLNGLSGSAVSEGRSILVAKNSASQSQDIINFIDKDNTPDTYQSNMPAMSPIIASNAVEPVKVAQTKVTDIVAPVVPQSSKPVDFIARSKAENVTSVVVTETKAQPQVANAEVAAPVTAMTHATTETVAKNVAEAPKSAIPADLTVPTVAANDAATTPAVESVAAEPAQEEHDDLMALVQSRPVEESAATVAEATPENKQVQTVVTAESARTARIAANMAKQQRRINARLARVNGQQNTQTAALAAGTHRVADGDTLFNISKRYNLSVADLIIANNIKGNNIKKGQILRVTAAPAKVRSNPVQNVSYTVRKGDTLNTIASRFNVDINDIRRWNRNTRTVSPGQRLKLIGS